A section of the Hippea sp. KM1 genome encodes:
- a CDS encoding ISL3 family transposase, with protein sequence MTNWVYKKRLTDQSAYDTITKKWRHLNFFEHECYLHARIPRVKLPDGTIKTIKAPWEGVSSGFSLLFEALLLQLCSSMPVNQVSKLINVHNDKIWDMLDKYVNKAKEYEDSSNIDSVGIDETSIAKGHEYITLFVDLNKRRTLFVAEGKDASTVKEFVKDFKEHKAEIDNIRNVSCDMSPAFIKGVKEHIPNADITFDKFHILKIINEAVDSVRKQESKENKLLKGTKYIWLKNKHNLTRKQREALKELTISNMNLKTIRAYNIRQSFQDIYNAETEEEFTAYLKKWYFWATYSRLKPIIESARTIKKHWNGIINWFRSRINNGILEGLNSVIQAAKAKARGYRTFKNYRIIVYLLTGKLDFSLVNKSLRGI encoded by the coding sequence ATGACTAATTGGGTGTATAAAAAAAGGTTGACAGACCAGAGTGCTTATGATACTATAACAAAGAAGTGGAGACATCTAAACTTCTTTGAGCATGAGTGTTATCTTCATGCAAGAATCCCAAGGGTAAAACTGCCGGATGGAACTATAAAAACAATAAAAGCTCCCTGGGAGGGTGTAAGCAGTGGATTTAGTCTGCTTTTTGAAGCTTTACTTTTGCAGCTATGCTCATCCATGCCTGTTAATCAGGTATCTAAACTCATCAATGTCCACAATGATAAAATATGGGATATGCTTGATAAATATGTGAATAAAGCAAAAGAATATGAAGATTCCTCCAATATTGATTCTGTAGGTATAGATGAAACAAGTATAGCCAAGGGACATGAATACATCACCCTGTTTGTGGATTTAAACAAAAGGAGAACACTGTTTGTGGCAGAGGGCAAAGATGCATCAACAGTCAAAGAGTTTGTAAAAGACTTTAAAGAGCATAAAGCAGAGATAGACAACATTAGAAATGTCAGTTGCGATATGTCGCCTGCATTCATCAAAGGAGTAAAAGAACACATACCCAATGCCGATATTACATTCGATAAGTTTCATATCCTTAAGATTATCAATGAGGCAGTGGATAGTGTAAGAAAACAAGAATCCAAAGAAAATAAACTGCTGAAAGGAACCAAATATATCTGGCTTAAGAATAAACATAATCTCACAAGAAAACAGAGAGAGGCTTTGAAAGAATTGACAATATCAAATATGAATCTGAAAACTATAAGGGCATATAACATAAGACAGTCTTTTCAAGACATCTATAATGCAGAAACAGAAGAAGAGTTTACAGCCTACCTGAAAAAATGGTATTTCTGGGCAACCTATTCAAGATTAAAACCCATAATAGAGTCTGCAAGAACAATTAAAAAACACTGGAATGGAATCATAAATTGGTTTAGAAGCAGAATCAACAATGGAATACTTGAGGGATTAAACTCTGTTATTCAGGCAGCAAAGGCAAAAGCAAGAGGATATAGGACATTTAAAAACTACAGAATTATAGTATACCTTCTAACAGGCAAACTTGATTTCAGTCTGGTCAACAAGAGTTTGAGGGGGATTTAG
- a CDS encoding O-antigen polymerase, with protein sequence MPFSLLLLEVSCLFFIYILSLNSKKDIFMPSNIELFFFSAAFGGMNFWLFVFEKEFNGKTYQYLALMVFIFAISYFIGYRITTNNFTILKISKTKTISNIKLKFIWFFSLLFAIGLFVVLLKLTHTNPMKHPLQFRLVSQHKYGPIALLMKTALFLSYGIALYFLFSKKRKLFFIISITIFFIFFIVSGARSNLLLMGVMYLLFYHYYVKRVSFMKIALYIGVMIPIFIGYTIYRTTGDMGKLIYLNGEDGYIMFEPIFRWSGLYNALVAIESYLNNHLDFKFLQYWTYVLTLPIPRMFWSGKPLDTSRDLSITFAQGG encoded by the coding sequence ATGCCTTTTAGTTTATTGTTATTAGAAGTTAGTTGCTTGTTTTTTATATATATTTTAAGTTTAAATTCAAAAAAAGATATTTTTATGCCTTCAAATATAGAGTTATTTTTTTTTAGCGCAGCATTTGGTGGAATGAATTTTTGGCTTTTTGTATTTGAAAAAGAGTTTAATGGAAAAACATACCAATATTTAGCCTTAATGGTTTTTATATTTGCTATTAGTTATTTTATAGGTTATCGTATAACTACAAACAATTTTACCATTTTAAAAATATCAAAAACAAAAACTATATCTAACATTAAGCTAAAATTTATTTGGTTTTTTTCTTTGTTGTTTGCGATAGGTTTGTTTGTAGTTTTACTAAAATTAACACATACAAATCCCATGAAACATCCATTGCAATTTAGATTGGTATCGCAACACAAATATGGACCTATAGCCTTACTTATGAAAACAGCGCTTTTCTTATCTTATGGAATTGCACTTTATTTTTTATTTTCTAAAAAAAGAAAACTATTTTTTATAATTTCTATAACTATATTTTTTATTTTTTTTATAGTGAGTGGTGCAAGGAGTAATTTGTTATTGATGGGTGTAATGTATTTACTATTTTATCATTACTATGTAAAAAGAGTATCGTTTATGAAAATAGCACTATATATAGGAGTAATGATCCCAATATTCATAGGATACACTATATATAGAACTACTGGTGATATGGGAAAATTAATATATTTAAACGGTGAAGATGGCTATATAATGTTTGAACCTATCTTTAGATGGAGTGGTTTGTATAATGCTTTAGTAGCCATAGAATCATATCTTAATAATCATTTAGATTTTAAGTTTCTTCAATATTGGACATATGTCTTAACACTTCCAATTCCTAGGATGTTTTGGAGCGGTAAACCATTAGATACCTCAAGAGATCTCTCAATTACTTTTGCGCAAGGTGGAT